The segment CGACACACCCATCCCCTCGGTCATCGACGGCTACCTAGACCGTACGCTTAATCACGATCTCCGTGTAGCGGACGCCGTGGACGACAACGACCGCTCCATCGTCGGCTTCGTCATGATCGGCCACATGATGGTGCACACCTACGAGCTATCGATCCCGATTCTCATGACGATCTGGCTGCTGGAGTTCGGAACGACGGCGGCGGTGCTGGGCGTCGCGGTCGCCGTCGGGTACGGGCTCTTCGGGATCGGCGCCCTGCCGGGTGGCCTTCTCGTCGACCGGTTTGGCTCACGGATCCTCATCAGCGCGTGTCTCGCCGGGATGGGACTCGCATTTCTCGCGTTGAGCGTCGCGCCGGGTGTCGGTGGGATCACGATCGCGCTGGCGCTCTGGGGCACCGCGGCGAGCGTCTATCATCCCGCAGGGCTCACGCTCATCAGCAACGGGGTCGAAGCACGCGGGCAGGGGTTCGCCTATCACGGCATGGCCGGCAACGTCGGCATCGCTGGCGGCCCGCTCGTGACCGCGGTCTGTCTGCTCGCGTTCGACTGGCGAATCGTGACGGCCGCCCTCGCGCTTCCAGCGGTCGTCGCTGCGGTCGTCGGGATGATCATCGAGTTCGATTCGACCGCCGCGGTCGACCTGACCGCTGACGCGGACACGCGGGGGCTCCCGACGTCGGTCGGCGAGTTCGTCGGCGAGACACGGCGCCTCTTCACCTTCGGGTTCCTCCTGCTGTTCATCATCGTGTCGCTCAACGGCCTGTACTACCGCGGGGTCCTCACCTTCCTACCGAACCTCCTCGGTGAGTTCCTGACGACGGCGATCGGTGACGTCCGACCCGGGCTGTTCGCCCCCGACAGCCCACTCGCCGAGGAGTTCGACCTCTCCCAGTACCTTTACGCCGGCCTGCTCACGGTCGGCATCGGGGGCCAGTATCTGGGCGGTCGCCTCACGGATCTGATCGAGCCGGATCGAGGGTTGGCCATTATGGCGCCCGTCTTGGCCGGTATCGCGGTGCTGTTCGTGCCAGCTGCTCAAACGGATCTCTGGGGGTTGCTGGTCGTCAGTTTCGTCCTCGGGTTCGCCTTGTTCGCGGTGCAGCCACTCACGCAGGCGACGATCGCGAAGTACTCCCGGCCGGAATCGAGGGGGCTTTCCTTCGGGTATACGTATCTCGCCATCTTCGGGATCGGGGCCCTCGGAGCGGCGATCGTCGGAACGGTCCTCACGTACGCGTCCGTCTCGGTGATGTTCCTCGTGCTTGCAGGGTTTACGGCGACCAGCGGTGGGATCGCCATCTGGCTCGTAACCCGCCAGTAGGACCCGAGCGATCCCTCGAGAACGGCCGGCCCATTGCAACCCTGATCGAGCCCGCTGCGATCCGCCGGTGAACAGCGGGCCTCACGCGTTTCGGTTTCGTGTAGCGGTGTAGCGAACGGTCACGAGCGGCAGTCCGAGAACGTAGATCCGCTGGTCCGCGAGGACGGCAGCCTCGTTTCGATCGCCATCGTCTGCGGGCGTGTCGCGGTGTGCCGGTGACACGCGAAAGCGCTGGCTGGCCGGGAGC is part of the Halalkalicoccus sp. NIPERK01 genome and harbors:
- a CDS encoding MFS transporter, coding for MDDNDRSIVGFVMIGHMMVHTYELSIPILMTIWLLEFGTTAAVLGVAVAVGYGLFGIGALPGGLLVDRFGSRILISACLAGMGLAFLALSVAPGVGGITIALALWGTAASVYHPAGLTLISNGVEARGQGFAYHGMAGNVGIAGGPLVTAVCLLAFDWRIVTAALALPAVVAAVVGMIIEFDSTAAVDLTADADTRGLPTSVGEFVGETRRLFTFGFLLLFIIVSLNGLYYRGVLTFLPNLLGEFLTTAIGDVRPGLFAPDSPLAEEFDLSQYLYAGLLTVGIGGQYLGGRLTDLIEPDRGLAIMAPVLAGIAVLFVPAAQTDLWGLLVVSFVLGFALFAVQPLTQATIAKYSRPESRGLSFGYTYLAIFGIGALGAAIVGTVLTYASVSVMFLVLAGFTATSGGIAIWLVTRQ